From Myxococcus stipitatus, the proteins below share one genomic window:
- a CDS encoding acyl-CoA desaturase, translating to MRTSASMVYAFFAAHWVLCVFFQSFFQHRYAAHRMYTMGPRTERVMHLLTYLVQGSSYLSPRGYAILHREHHAFSDTEKDPHAPSFHPNALRMMLHTKKRYDDYAYDRRQPEPRFLGGYPEWPLVDKTLGQSWVMRGLWIALYTGFYVAFATSPWQFLLLPIHFVMGPVHGAIVNWCGHKYGYRNFSNGDDSRNTLPVDVLCMGELFQNNHHKYGMSPDFAARRWELDPTWQVMRLLAKVGLIEIATPQRAVYPEPERGAAQTA from the coding sequence ATGCGGACATCGGCGTCCATGGTCTACGCCTTCTTCGCCGCCCACTGGGTGCTCTGCGTCTTCTTCCAGAGCTTCTTCCAGCACCGCTACGCCGCGCACCGCATGTACACGATGGGGCCTCGCACGGAGCGGGTGATGCACCTGCTCACGTACCTGGTGCAGGGCTCCTCGTACCTGTCGCCTCGCGGGTACGCCATCCTCCACCGCGAACACCACGCGTTCTCCGACACGGAGAAGGACCCGCACGCCCCCTCGTTCCACCCCAACGCGCTGCGGATGATGCTCCATACGAAGAAGCGCTACGACGACTACGCCTATGACCGCAGACAGCCGGAGCCCCGCTTCCTCGGGGGCTATCCCGAGTGGCCGCTCGTCGACAAGACCCTGGGCCAGTCCTGGGTGATGCGGGGCCTGTGGATCGCCCTGTACACGGGCTTCTACGTCGCCTTCGCCACCTCGCCCTGGCAGTTCCTGCTGCTGCCCATCCACTTCGTGATGGGGCCGGTGCATGGCGCCATCGTCAACTGGTGCGGCCACAAGTACGGCTACCGCAACTTCTCCAATGGTGACGACTCGCGCAACACCCTGCCCGTGGACGTGCTGTGCATGGGCGAGCTGTTCCAGAACAACCACCACAAGTACGGCATGAGCCCCGACTTCGCGGCGCGCCGCTGGGAGCTGGACCCCACGTGGCAGGTGATGCGGCTGCTGGCGAAGGTCGGCCTCATCGAGATCGCCACGCCGCAGCGCGCCGTATACCCGGAGCCGGAGCGCGGCGCGGCCCAGACGGCCTGA
- a CDS encoding glucose 1-dehydrogenase, producing MIRFDYSGRVALVTGGSSGIGLVTARAFARAGAAVVIAARGEESGLRACMEVEGAGGRALFVQTDVRDEASVARVVERATKHFGRLDFAANCAGIGGDMAPLELSNQQVWDDVMAINARGVWLAMRHEIPAMLRTGGGAVVNMSSIYGAAGKAAHHAYVASKHAVVGMTRSVALEFATRGVRVNALCAGVTATPAMRQVQAAYPQVVQELVAQHPMGRMATEEEIASVALWLCSDGAGFVTGASLPVDGGFLAA from the coding sequence ATGATTCGCTTCGATTATTCGGGCCGTGTCGCGCTCGTCACAGGAGGGTCTTCCGGCATCGGGCTCGTCACGGCCAGGGCCTTCGCCAGGGCCGGGGCCGCGGTCGTCATCGCCGCTCGCGGCGAGGAGTCCGGCCTGCGGGCGTGCATGGAGGTCGAAGGCGCTGGCGGGCGGGCGCTCTTCGTCCAGACGGACGTGCGGGACGAAGCCTCCGTCGCGCGCGTGGTGGAGCGGGCGACGAAGCACTTCGGTCGGCTCGACTTCGCGGCGAACTGCGCGGGGATTGGCGGCGACATGGCCCCGCTGGAGCTCTCGAACCAGCAGGTCTGGGATGACGTCATGGCCATCAACGCGAGGGGTGTCTGGCTGGCCATGCGCCACGAGATTCCGGCCATGCTGCGGACGGGCGGGGGCGCCGTCGTCAACATGAGCTCCATCTACGGCGCGGCTGGCAAGGCCGCCCACCATGCCTATGTCGCGTCGAAGCACGCGGTGGTGGGCATGACGCGCTCGGTGGCCCTCGAGTTCGCCACGCGCGGCGTCCGGGTGAACGCGCTGTGCGCGGGCGTCACCGCGACGCCCGCCATGCGACAGGTGCAGGCGGCCTATCCCCAGGTCGTCCAGGAGCTCGTCGCGCAGCACCCCATGGGCCGCATGGCGACGGAGGAGGAGATCGCCTCCGTGGCGCTGTGGCTCTGCTCGGATGGGGCGGGCTTCGTCACGGGCGCGTCGTTGCCCGTGGATGGTGGGTTCCTCGCGGCGTGA
- a CDS encoding TerB family tellurite resistance protein: protein MAQPSSPDARFQIEVLKLLLQVAHGDDSVSSDEINHILDSARGMSVPLPELTELARCLQKGTPLPAPNLGLLRGNPQAVVDAAHALIASDGHVHPGEIEMMRQIRELLGLAA from the coding sequence ATGGCCCAACCCTCGAGCCCTGACGCCCGCTTCCAGATCGAAGTCCTCAAGCTGCTGCTCCAGGTCGCCCATGGCGACGACTCGGTCAGCAGCGATGAAATCAACCACATCCTCGATTCCGCGCGCGGGATGTCCGTGCCGCTCCCCGAGCTGACCGAACTGGCGCGGTGCCTCCAGAAGGGCACCCCGCTCCCCGCGCCCAACCTGGGCCTGCTGCGTGGAAACCCCCAGGCCGTCGTCGACGCCGCGCACGCGCTCATCGCCAGCGATGGTCACGTGCACCCCGGCGAAATCGAGATGATGCGTCAGATTCGCGAGCTGCTCGGCCTCGCGGCGTGA
- a CDS encoding GNAT family N-acetyltransferase: MKVLESERLRLRGLTLDDAPFVLKLLNEPSWLRFIGDRGIRTLEGAQGYIRDVPLASYARHGFGLLAVELKADGAALGMCGLLKRDTLEDVDIGFAFFPEHWGRGYAKEAAAAVLAHARTTLGLQRIAAIVDPTNASSVKLLERLGFQYERPIRMSPEAAEISLYLSRG, encoded by the coding sequence ATGAAAGTCCTCGAATCCGAGCGCCTCCGCCTGCGTGGCCTGACGCTGGACGACGCACCCTTCGTCCTGAAGCTGCTGAACGAACCCTCGTGGCTGCGCTTCATCGGCGACCGGGGCATCCGGACGCTGGAGGGGGCCCAGGGCTACATCCGCGACGTGCCCCTGGCCTCGTACGCGCGCCATGGCTTCGGCCTGCTCGCGGTGGAGCTGAAGGCGGACGGGGCGGCGCTGGGCATGTGCGGCCTGCTCAAGCGCGACACCCTGGAGGACGTGGACATCGGCTTCGCGTTCTTCCCCGAGCATTGGGGCCGGGGCTACGCGAAGGAGGCCGCGGCGGCGGTGCTGGCGCACGCGCGGACGACGCTGGGCCTCCAGCGGATCGCGGCCATCGTCGACCCCACCAACGCCAGCTCCGTCAAGCTGCTGGAGCGGCTCGGGTTCCAGTACGAGCGGCCCATCCGCATGTCGCCCGAGGCCGCCGAGATCAGCCTGTACCTGTCCCGCGGCTGA
- a CDS encoding TetR/AcrR family transcriptional regulator produces MSEAIVEFSDRTYVEASLSQIAVRSRIPKGSFYQYFDDKLDLYRWLLMEEAPRRKREFIGASAPGGEFWGRLEHHIERGMAFLVEHPRLARLTAAAADPTAIPEVRGLHKSICEAGLSELRALLEEGLGAGAIRAPGRDLEVATRLVSTIIGPGLMELVLQELGAELHEVLASDALRRRLGPVRRRRLAAQAIQFIRGGLGTGAPRASTRKRHP; encoded by the coding sequence GTGAGCGAGGCCATCGTCGAGTTCTCCGACCGGACCTACGTCGAGGCCTCGCTGTCGCAGATCGCCGTCCGGTCGCGCATCCCGAAGGGGAGCTTCTACCAATACTTCGACGACAAGCTGGACCTGTACCGGTGGTTGCTCATGGAGGAGGCGCCCCGGCGCAAGCGCGAGTTCATCGGCGCCTCGGCGCCCGGCGGGGAGTTCTGGGGGCGACTGGAGCACCACATCGAACGGGGGATGGCCTTCCTGGTCGAGCACCCGCGCCTGGCGCGGTTGACGGCCGCGGCGGCGGACCCCACGGCCATTCCCGAGGTTCGGGGGTTGCACAAGTCCATCTGCGAGGCGGGCCTGTCGGAGCTGCGCGCCCTGCTGGAGGAGGGACTGGGCGCCGGCGCCATCCGCGCGCCGGGGAGGGACCTGGAGGTGGCCACGCGGCTGGTCTCCACCATCATCGGGCCTGGGTTGATGGAGCTGGTGCTCCAGGAGTTGGGCGCGGAGCTGCACGAAGTCCTCGCGTCGGATGCGTTGCGGCGCCGCTTGGGGCCGGTGCGTCGGCGTCGGCTCGCGGCCCAGGCCATCCAGTTCATCCGTGGGGGCCTCGGCACGGGCGCCCCACGCGCATCCACGAGGAAGAGACACCCATGA